From a single Corynebacterium kroppenstedtii DSM 44385 genomic region:
- a CDS encoding NlpC/P60 family protein has translation MVVAAASLPAFLAIPVVGQIPAHADPAPSAATPANKDDLFAQMSEVSREAEQTSEKIKELEEKIKGADQTLKEAQHDVDSKSDAARTASDKANAIRSKVDQIALSRYRQVSIDPTTAYIGAANPQDAIDRASYISALATGRQNTLDQYRRESSAANKERDVAAKAKDAAQNASDELNKQEKELLAKQDELKAQTARIKAAIDNLSAEERRRWEDKNNPIRMGKDQIKAAQQSANAAVNAALSKLGAPYSWGAAGPNEFDCSGLVYWSYRQMGKTIPRTSGAQMAGGTPVSMNDLQPGDVIGYYPGATHVGLYIGNGKVVHAADYGIPVQVVGVNSMPVYGARRY, from the coding sequence ATGGTGGTAGCTGCGGCCTCCCTCCCAGCCTTTCTTGCCATTCCGGTAGTTGGCCAGATTCCCGCTCATGCCGACCCTGCCCCCTCGGCAGCGACACCGGCGAATAAAGACGATCTTTTCGCGCAGATGTCTGAGGTTTCGCGCGAAGCCGAGCAGACGTCGGAAAAAATTAAAGAGCTTGAAGAAAAGATTAAAGGCGCTGATCAAACGCTGAAAGAAGCTCAGCACGACGTCGATAGCAAGTCGGACGCGGCACGGACGGCGTCGGATAAAGCTAACGCGATTCGCTCCAAGGTGGATCAGATTGCGTTGTCGCGCTACCGGCAAGTCAGCATTGACCCCACCACAGCCTATATCGGTGCAGCGAACCCGCAGGACGCTATCGACCGGGCATCGTATATCAGCGCCCTTGCCACCGGACGGCAAAATACGCTCGATCAGTACCGACGTGAGTCAAGCGCGGCGAACAAAGAACGAGATGTCGCGGCAAAAGCCAAAGACGCTGCTCAGAATGCCTCTGATGAGTTGAATAAGCAGGAAAAAGAGCTGCTCGCCAAGCAGGACGAGCTTAAAGCTCAGACTGCCCGAATTAAGGCTGCGATCGATAACCTCTCCGCTGAAGAGCGTCGGCGGTGGGAAGATAAGAACAACCCGATTCGCATGGGTAAGGACCAAATCAAGGCTGCCCAGCAATCAGCTAATGCTGCTGTCAACGCGGCCCTATCGAAGCTCGGTGCTCCGTACTCATGGGGCGCGGCTGGGCCGAATGAGTTCGATTGTTCAGGCCTGGTGTACTGGTCGTACCGTCAGATGGGGAAGACCATTCCTCGCACGTCCGGCGCTCAGATGGCTGGCGGAACGCCCGTGTCCATGAATGATCTTCAACCTGGTGACGTCATCGGATACTACCCAGGGGCCACCCACGTCGGTCTTTATATCGGCAACGGCAAGGTCGTCCACGCCGCCGATTACGGCATCCCTGTGCAGGTTGTCGGAGTGAACTCGATGCCTGTGTACGGGGCCCGTCGCTACTAG
- the trpD gene encoding anthranilate phosphoribosyltransferase has translation MMTNWVDLLNHIADGRDLTPNEVSAAMHSIMSGDASPAKIASFIYGIRVKGITPTELEAAASTMLDFARPVELPSSPNDDRGPAVDIVGTGGDGAHTVNVSTMASLLIASMGIDVIKHGNRAASSRSGGADMLEALGVPIDLSPNDVTNMLSQHHFAFIFARTYHPAMKYAAPVRSDIKVPTLFNLLGPMTNPARPTAGLIGCAFPEMTSVMADAFARRGDTVLVVHGQDGLDEFSVSCPTDVYVTHDGGAERYEFDPRDYGFSYFPVSAIRGGDADTNARVARQLFSLDPIADKPTTPVPCDMGAVENAVLFSAAGALVSAQACDKESFRDAMGHALDRAKAALHDEKTTDRIQRLVSEKRP, from the coding sequence ATGATGACGAACTGGGTTGACCTTCTCAACCACATAGCCGACGGGCGCGATCTAACCCCCAATGAAGTCTCAGCTGCAATGCACTCCATCATGAGTGGAGACGCATCACCCGCAAAGATCGCTAGCTTTATCTACGGAATTCGGGTGAAGGGAATCACTCCGACAGAGCTCGAGGCGGCCGCGTCGACAATGCTGGACTTTGCGCGGCCGGTTGAATTACCTTCCTCCCCCAATGATGATCGTGGGCCTGCTGTCGACATTGTCGGTACCGGCGGGGACGGAGCACACACGGTCAACGTTTCGACGATGGCGTCGCTTCTGATTGCCTCGATGGGTATCGACGTTATCAAGCACGGAAACCGGGCGGCGTCGTCGCGCTCGGGCGGAGCAGACATGCTGGAAGCTCTCGGCGTCCCGATTGACCTCTCCCCCAACGACGTGACAAACATGCTGAGTCAGCACCACTTTGCCTTCATTTTTGCGCGCACCTACCACCCCGCAATGAAGTACGCGGCGCCGGTGCGCTCGGATATCAAGGTGCCTACGCTGTTCAACCTTCTCGGCCCCATGACAAACCCGGCCCGGCCGACCGCGGGGCTGATCGGGTGTGCGTTCCCTGAGATGACCTCTGTCATGGCAGACGCGTTCGCGCGACGCGGTGACACGGTGCTCGTCGTTCACGGGCAAGACGGATTAGATGAGTTTTCCGTCTCTTGCCCCACCGACGTGTACGTCACACACGATGGTGGCGCCGAACGCTACGAGTTTGATCCTCGCGATTATGGTTTTTCTTACTTCCCGGTGAGCGCGATCCGGGGTGGCGATGCGGACACCAATGCTCGTGTGGCTCGTCAATTGTTCTCGCTTGACCCCATTGCCGATAAGCCAACGACCCCGGTTCCCTGCGACATGGGTGCAGTGGAAAACGCCGTGCTTTTCAGCGCTGCTGGAGCACTTGTTTCCGCGCAAGCGTGCGACAAAGAATCATTCCGCGATGCGATGGGCCATGCGCTCGACCGTGCCAAGGCTGCATTGCATGATGAAAAGACTACGGATCGTATCCAGCGCCTCGTTTCAGAGAAACGCCCTTAG
- the qcrA gene encoding cytochrome bc1 complex Rieske iron-sulfur subunit encodes MSDKITKKYTSEELAAMSNDELARLGTELDDVTVAYRKQRFPMDNDPEEKRAARSVGLWFLLGAVFAIAFIAVYLFWPWKYKGLGEDGLWLYSLYTPLFGACMGLAILCLGIGAVKFTKKFIPEEISVQRRHDGPSDEVDQKTLVALLNDSWETSTLGRRKVLKGIMGTGAVAAGLALIFPIGGMIKNPWKPKAKGMDVQGDGTLWTTGWTPTEKGKKVYLGRDTGVTAEKHEGGYEATGETYETRGVTRLVRLRPEDLNAGAMETVFPLLEDVVNDHDKYDKNADVYEAHMESIHGSRNSVMLIRLRHSDAKRAIQRKGQEDFHFGDYYAYSKICTHIGCPTSLYEQQTNRILCPCHQSQFDALHYGKPVFGPAARPLPQLPIAVDDEGFLYAKGNFVESVGPAFWERRS; translated from the coding sequence ATGAGTGACAAGATAACGAAGAAATACACGTCCGAAGAGCTAGCCGCCATGAGCAATGACGAGCTCGCTCGCCTCGGCACCGAGCTTGACGACGTTACCGTTGCTTACCGTAAACAGCGTTTCCCCATGGACAACGACCCTGAGGAGAAACGTGCCGCCCGCAGCGTCGGCTTGTGGTTCCTTCTAGGCGCAGTCTTCGCCATTGCGTTTATCGCTGTTTACCTGTTCTGGCCCTGGAAGTACAAGGGGCTAGGGGAGGACGGCCTCTGGCTCTACTCCCTCTACACTCCGCTATTCGGGGCGTGCATGGGCTTGGCGATCCTCTGCCTCGGCATCGGAGCGGTCAAGTTCACCAAGAAATTCATCCCCGAGGAAATTTCCGTTCAGCGTCGTCACGACGGCCCGTCGGATGAAGTTGATCAGAAGACCCTCGTGGCTCTGCTCAACGATTCCTGGGAAACATCCACCCTTGGTCGCCGCAAGGTGCTTAAAGGCATCATGGGAACCGGCGCCGTTGCTGCAGGGCTCGCCTTAATCTTCCCGATCGGCGGGATGATTAAGAACCCCTGGAAGCCCAAGGCTAAAGGCATGGACGTCCAGGGTGACGGCACCCTGTGGACGACGGGATGGACCCCCACGGAGAAGGGGAAAAAAGTTTACCTAGGCCGCGACACCGGCGTCACAGCTGAAAAGCACGAAGGTGGCTATGAGGCTACTGGCGAGACGTACGAGACTCGTGGCGTTACCCGCTTGGTGCGGCTTCGCCCTGAGGACCTGAACGCTGGGGCCATGGAAACGGTCTTCCCGCTTCTCGAGGATGTCGTCAACGACCACGACAAATACGACAAGAACGCCGATGTGTACGAGGCGCACATGGAGTCCATCCATGGTTCGCGTAACTCGGTCATGTTGATCCGTCTGCGCCACAGTGACGCCAAGCGCGCCATTCAGCGTAAGGGGCAGGAAGACTTCCACTTCGGCGATTACTACGCCTACTCGAAGATCTGCACGCACATTGGCTGCCCGACATCGCTGTACGAGCAGCAAACCAACCGAATTCTTTGCCCGTGCCACCAGTCACAGTTCGACGCGTTGCACTACGGCAAGCCAGTCTTCGGCCCAGCTGCACGTCCTCTTCCGCAACTGCCCATTGCTGTGGATGACGAGGGATTCCTTTACGCAAAGGGTAACTTCGTTGAATCCGTCGGCCCGGCCTTCTGGGAGCGTCGTTCATGA
- a CDS encoding glycosyltransferase family 4 protein, translated as MGHSRRVLLVTNDFPPTVGGIQTYLHEFVQTLDPDQLIVFASTQDESATQAFDRDAPFAIIRWPRRVMLPTPMTARRMQEIIRAWSIDTVWFGASTPLALMASAARRAGARRIVASTHGHEIGWSMVPGARQVLRMIGGRVDMLTYVSKYAQMRTRRAFGLHPAWSSLQPGVDIARFSPNKEAGDRVRRQYGLGDAPLVVCISRIVPRKGQDMLVEALPGIRKRIPTAKLLIVGPGKGRKSLIDRASALGVSDSLITTGPVPFDALPDFYRCADVFAMPVRTLGGGLDVEGLGIVFLEAQACGVPVVAGDGGGAPETVRPSETGIVVNGRRVDEIVDAVAGLLAEPGRAAAKGQKGREYIQKEWSWSVRGPQLAQVLFDGLD; from the coding sequence ATGGGTCACTCTCGTCGGGTCTTGCTCGTCACCAATGATTTCCCACCGACAGTGGGTGGGATTCAGACGTACCTTCACGAGTTTGTTCAGACACTCGACCCCGACCAACTGATCGTTTTTGCCTCCACTCAGGATGAAAGCGCAACTCAGGCGTTTGACCGCGACGCTCCGTTCGCCATCATTCGTTGGCCGCGTCGGGTTATGCTGCCCACCCCAATGACAGCCCGACGGATGCAAGAGATCATCCGCGCCTGGTCAATCGACACCGTGTGGTTCGGTGCGAGCACGCCGCTCGCCCTCATGGCCTCAGCTGCTCGTCGAGCGGGTGCTCGAAGGATCGTGGCGTCGACGCATGGCCATGAGATTGGTTGGTCGATGGTTCCAGGGGCACGGCAAGTCCTTCGTATGATCGGCGGACGTGTCGACATGCTGACCTACGTGTCCAAATATGCCCAGATGCGAACACGTCGTGCTTTCGGTCTCCACCCAGCGTGGTCATCGCTCCAACCTGGGGTTGATATCGCCCGTTTCTCGCCGAATAAGGAGGCGGGTGACCGTGTTCGTCGGCAATACGGATTGGGTGACGCGCCCCTCGTTGTATGTATTTCGCGGATTGTGCCGCGAAAAGGGCAAGACATGCTTGTGGAAGCTCTCCCCGGCATCCGGAAGCGTATCCCCACAGCGAAACTTCTTATTGTTGGCCCGGGGAAGGGTAGAAAGTCGCTCATCGATCGCGCATCGGCGTTAGGTGTCAGCGATTCGCTCATTACGACGGGCCCCGTTCCCTTCGATGCCTTACCGGATTTTTATCGGTGCGCTGATGTCTTCGCGATGCCGGTCCGCACGCTCGGCGGCGGACTGGACGTTGAGGGGTTGGGCATCGTTTTTCTTGAAGCCCAAGCATGCGGCGTGCCTGTGGTCGCAGGAGACGGTGGTGGAGCACCAGAGACAGTCCGTCCCTCGGAAACGGGGATCGTCGTCAATGGTCGACGTGTCGATGAGATTGTGGATGCTGTCGCAGGGTTGCTTGCTGAACCGGGACGCGCTGCAGCGAAGGGACAGAAGGGCCGCGAATACATCCAAAAGGAGTGGTCGTGGTCCGTGAGAGGGCCGCAATTGGCCCAGGTTTTATTCGACGGGCTAGATTGA
- the qcrC gene encoding cytochrome bc1 complex diheme cytochrome c subunit, whose product MMVNSNNSGTLSGSAVETGTDTVRHAKKVRGRRKLRRTFASTAALALGLTGAGFLADALTPDAQTANADKDQAALVSQGKDIYDVACITCHGANLQGVKDRGPALTGVGAGAVYFQVHSGRMPMTRNEAQVERKKARYSEEETLALAAYVQSRGGGPDIVHDQDGNIAMESLRGEHYDGNIKAEDAARGSDLFRLNCASCHNFTGKGGALSGGKYAPDLDPANEQEIYQAMLTGPQNMPKFSDRQLTSDQKKDIIAFIKSQQDTPTQGGYGLGGIGPVTEGLLMWIGGVTVMVCAALWIGTRS is encoded by the coding sequence ATGATGGTTAACTCCAACAATTCCGGCACGTTGTCGGGTTCCGCGGTGGAGACCGGAACCGACACCGTGCGCCACGCCAAGAAGGTCCGTGGCCGCCGAAAGTTACGTCGTACTTTTGCTAGTACGGCAGCTTTGGCCCTCGGCCTTACTGGCGCAGGTTTTCTCGCTGATGCCCTAACCCCTGACGCTCAGACTGCCAACGCTGATAAAGACCAGGCAGCCCTCGTCTCGCAGGGTAAAGATATTTACGACGTTGCATGTATCACCTGCCACGGCGCCAATCTCCAGGGCGTCAAAGACCGTGGCCCAGCACTCACCGGTGTTGGCGCAGGCGCTGTGTACTTCCAGGTGCACTCCGGCCGCATGCCGATGACCCGCAACGAAGCCCAGGTTGAGCGTAAGAAAGCCCGTTACTCAGAAGAAGAGACGCTGGCTTTGGCAGCTTACGTGCAGTCCCGCGGTGGTGGACCGGACATCGTTCACGACCAGGACGGGAACATCGCTATGGAGTCTCTCCGTGGCGAACACTACGACGGAAACATCAAGGCTGAGGACGCCGCTCGCGGTTCTGATTTGTTCCGTTTGAACTGTGCATCGTGCCACAACTTCACCGGTAAGGGCGGCGCGCTCTCCGGTGGTAAGTACGCACCTGATCTTGATCCTGCCAATGAGCAAGAGATCTACCAGGCGATGTTGACCGGCCCTCAGAACATGCCGAAGTTCTCCGATCGCCAACTGACCTCAGACCAGAAGAAGGACATTATCGCCTTCATCAAGTCTCAGCAGGACACCCCGACACAGGGCGGATACGGTCTGGGCGGTATTGGTCCAGTCACTGAAGGTTTGTTGATGTGGATCGGCGGCGTCACCGTTATGGTCTGCGCGGCACTATGGATTGGAACGCGGTCATGA
- a CDS encoding C40 family peptidase — MANRSRLSASTGRKIAAVSAVGLSATTAIAGAANASAAEVQIPNTQYTVTVPDQIQQAQDALNKQIHDYMSQANIPNADATAANIGGAPAEAPAIGPIETLRSVGQKIADAAQSKQGSPYAWGATGPAAFDCSGLVKWAYDQVGIAIPRTSNSQLAGGAPVALDALQPGDIVGFYGGNHVGVYVGGGNVVHAPQEGQTVSVVPLSSMQAYSAARYA, encoded by the coding sequence ATGGCTAACCGTAGCCGCTTGAGCGCTTCCACCGGCCGCAAAATTGCTGCAGTTTCTGCTGTGGGTTTGAGCGCGACTACCGCAATCGCAGGCGCTGCCAACGCATCTGCTGCTGAGGTTCAGATTCCTAACACTCAGTACACGGTCACTGTTCCGGACCAGATTCAGCAGGCACAGGACGCGCTGAACAAGCAGATCCACGACTACATGTCGCAGGCTAACATCCCGAACGCCGACGCTACTGCCGCAAACATTGGGGGCGCACCGGCTGAAGCTCCGGCCATCGGTCCGATCGAGACCTTGCGCAGCGTTGGCCAGAAGATTGCCGACGCCGCTCAGTCCAAGCAGGGATCCCCTTACGCGTGGGGAGCTACCGGCCCCGCAGCGTTTGACTGCTCGGGTCTCGTGAAGTGGGCCTACGACCAGGTTGGCATCGCCATCCCGCGGACCTCGAACTCCCAGCTGGCGGGCGGCGCCCCTGTTGCGCTCGACGCGCTGCAGCCCGGTGACATCGTCGGCTTCTACGGCGGAAACCACGTCGGCGTCTACGTCGGTGGCGGCAACGTCGTTCACGCTCCGCAGGAAGGTCAGACCGTGTCTGTCGTTCCGCTGAGCTCCATGCAGGCCTACTCGGCTGCCCGCTACGCGTAA
- the qcrB gene encoding cytochrome bc1 complex cytochrome b subunit, whose protein sequence is MTTKTYPSHMAQAARNMDDRYTMSSGVRRQINKVFPTHWSFMLGEIALYSFVILLLSGTYLTLFFDPSMSKVIYDGAYAPLNGVEMSRAYETALNLSFEVRGGLFIRQIHHWAALMFAVSITVHMFRIFFTGAFRKPREANWVIGCVLLLLSVAEGFMGYSLPDDLLSGVGLRIMSAIILGLPIIGTWLHWMMFNGDYPGDIIIDRLYIAHVLIIPGILLALIAAHLALVWYQKHTQFPGPGRTENNVVGVRILPVFAVKSIGFGLITFGVLALLGGIFQINAIWNLGPYNPAQVSAGSQPDIYMLWTDGAARVMPAWELYIGRYTIPAIFWVAIMLLVLVVLLVTYPFIEQKLTGDDLHHNLLQRPRDVPVRTSLGMMAISFYFLLTISGMNDLIAYHFQISLNAMTWVGRIGLVIVPPIVYYCTYRICLGLQRSDREVLEHGVATGTIEVLPSGGFIEVHQPLGPVDEHGHAVPLEYEGAPVPKQMNQLGYSGHPGRGTFFTPDSQDIADRAEEIEHENEREQKEMLEELQARNREQYKDDDK, encoded by the coding sequence ATGACCACTAAGACTTATCCATCGCACATGGCGCAAGCCGCGCGGAACATGGATGACCGCTACACCATGTCCTCCGGGGTTCGGCGCCAGATCAACAAGGTATTTCCGACCCACTGGTCGTTTATGCTTGGCGAAATTGCTCTGTACTCTTTCGTCATCCTCCTCCTTTCCGGAACCTACCTGACCCTGTTCTTCGACCCGTCGATGAGCAAGGTCATTTACGACGGTGCCTACGCACCGCTCAACGGCGTGGAAATGTCCCGCGCCTACGAGACAGCCCTTAACCTCTCCTTCGAGGTCCGCGGTGGTCTTTTCATCCGACAGATCCACCACTGGGCAGCCTTGATGTTCGCCGTGTCTATTACGGTGCACATGTTCCGTATCTTCTTCACCGGAGCATTCCGTAAGCCACGCGAAGCCAACTGGGTTATTGGTTGTGTGCTTCTGCTCCTGTCGGTGGCCGAGGGCTTCATGGGCTACTCGCTGCCGGACGACCTCCTGTCAGGTGTTGGTCTCCGTATTATGTCGGCCATCATCCTGGGTCTCCCGATCATCGGTACCTGGCTGCACTGGATGATGTTCAACGGTGATTACCCGGGTGACATCATCATTGACCGTCTGTACATTGCACACGTGCTCATCATTCCGGGTATCTTGCTGGCATTGATTGCTGCGCACCTTGCCCTGGTCTGGTACCAGAAGCACACGCAGTTCCCCGGACCTGGACGGACGGAGAATAATGTTGTGGGCGTGCGAATTCTCCCCGTCTTCGCCGTCAAGAGTATCGGTTTTGGCCTCATCACCTTCGGTGTTCTGGCTCTGCTCGGCGGCATTTTCCAGATCAACGCGATCTGGAACTTGGGTCCATACAACCCGGCTCAGGTGTCAGCAGGTTCTCAGCCTGATATTTACATGCTCTGGACAGATGGTGCTGCACGTGTCATGCCTGCGTGGGAGTTGTACATCGGTCGGTACACAATCCCGGCTATCTTCTGGGTAGCGATCATGCTGCTCGTGCTGGTTGTGCTGCTGGTTACGTACCCGTTCATCGAGCAAAAGCTCACTGGCGACGACCTGCACCACAACCTGTTGCAGCGCCCCCGCGATGTTCCGGTTCGTACGTCGCTCGGCATGATGGCCATCAGCTTCTACTTCCTGTTGACCATCTCTGGTATGAACGACCTGATCGCTTACCACTTCCAGATCTCGCTGAATGCTATGACGTGGGTTGGACGTATCGGTCTCGTTATCGTTCCGCCGATCGTGTACTACTGCACGTACCGTATTTGCCTCGGCTTGCAGCGCTCAGACCGTGAGGTCCTGGAACATGGCGTCGCAACCGGCACGATCGAAGTTCTGCCTTCAGGTGGGTTCATTGAAGTTCACCAGCCACTAGGCCCGGTTGATGAACACGGCCACGCCGTACCGCTTGAATACGAAGGTGCCCCGGTTCCGAAGCAGATGAACCAGCTCGGTTACTCCGGCCACCCGGGTCGCGGCACGTTCTTCACGCCGGATTCGCAAGACATAGCGGACCGTGCGGAAGAGATCGAGCATGAGAATGAGCGCGAACAGAAAGAGATGCTCGAAGAGCTGCAGGCGCGTAACCGCGAGCAGTATAAGGACGACGATAAGTAA
- the ctaE gene encoding aa3-type cytochrome oxidase subunit III: MTSAVGNSGMAAPQRVATLNRPNMVSVGTVVFLSQELMFFAGLFAMYFVSRANSGGDWPPADVELNVPLALFFTIILVASSFTAQWGVFAAERGDVFALRRWYALSAVMGLVFLAGQVNEYTHLVLDGTTIQHSVYGSCFYITTGFHAVHVFAGILAFGIVLLRTYKAKFTPAQATASIVVSYYWHFVDVVWIGLFITIYFIQ; this comes from the coding sequence GTGACGAGCGCAGTAGGAAACTCAGGTATGGCAGCACCACAGCGTGTTGCGACACTGAACCGACCCAACATGGTCAGTGTCGGAACTGTTGTGTTCCTGTCTCAGGAATTGATGTTCTTCGCTGGTCTGTTCGCGATGTACTTTGTGTCGCGCGCAAATTCCGGCGGAGATTGGCCCCCGGCGGATGTCGAATTGAACGTGCCCCTGGCTCTGTTCTTTACGATCATCCTGGTTGCGTCGTCGTTTACGGCGCAGTGGGGCGTGTTCGCGGCAGAGCGAGGTGATGTTTTCGCCCTTCGCCGCTGGTACGCCCTTTCTGCCGTTATGGGACTCGTGTTCTTGGCTGGTCAGGTCAACGAATACACGCACCTCGTCCTTGACGGAACAACGATCCAACACAGTGTGTACGGTTCGTGTTTCTACATCACGACCGGTTTCCACGCTGTCCACGTCTTCGCCGGGATCCTGGCCTTCGGGATCGTGCTCTTGCGTACCTACAAAGCCAAGTTCACTCCCGCCCAGGCGACAGCGTCCATCGTCGTGTCTTACTACTGGCACTTCGTTGACGTTGTGTGGATTGGGCTGTTCATCACTATCTACTTCATTCAGTAG
- a CDS encoding DEDD exonuclease domain-containing protein, which produces MNSEHPSSDVQAHFPVSPTFNQDIADSLIVNTTFVVVDLETTGLSAHEDRIIEIGAVKIHGGEEISRFSTFVDPGRLIPPLITNITGISDDDVNGAPKEAQAVKDFLEFARGTVLVAHNARFDIGFLQAASMRAHITWPQPTHLCTLVLARTMLDRCAVGSFKLSSLARHFHATTTPTHRALDDALATVTVFHGLLEELGSHDIIHVGDIPTRPSRGAAGASVFQVPTPDATSISPSPNRYRRLIENVPSSPGVYIFRSHSGEPLYIGTAVNLRRRLRQYINGNDKRRLIPHLLPQTRNIDTIECAHGFEAEVREATLIAKFRPPFNRRSKEPRQYWWISGARPRAHDVSRATISRDPRSPNALGPFRTRQKATTAARLLGIGAPTASGLHVDQAIHWPPSLSTAEERIAAFLNPEGVLDTDDVATSAPATASNDIPTGDHSYTLQNLEENNRSQRDRPDYYQQLINVVTDLASDGRFQRAALTRDAVAALLSTTATAQAYRALAATPEMRLTAPDGEGGWNLAVVRYGRLASAGHVARGGAHGNAVDLLLAHATHVEPDSSPLGGASIEQLRVIRRWMEKPGVRPGPGCEGWFMPVLGAGRFAAWIDKAQKATES; this is translated from the coding sequence GTGAATTCAGAACACCCGTCATCTGACGTGCAGGCGCATTTCCCCGTTTCTCCGACATTCAACCAGGACATCGCCGACTCCCTGATCGTCAACACAACATTCGTCGTCGTGGACCTCGAAACCACGGGTTTGTCCGCGCACGAGGACCGCATCATCGAAATCGGAGCGGTGAAGATTCATGGCGGCGAGGAAATCTCCCGCTTTTCTACCTTCGTCGATCCGGGTCGGCTCATCCCCCCGCTCATCACGAATATCACTGGAATCAGTGACGATGATGTTAATGGAGCACCAAAAGAAGCGCAGGCAGTCAAGGATTTCCTTGAGTTTGCACGCGGGACGGTTCTTGTCGCCCATAACGCCCGCTTCGATATTGGTTTCCTCCAAGCTGCATCAATGCGCGCACACATCACGTGGCCACAGCCAACTCACCTGTGCACATTGGTCCTTGCCCGAACGATGCTGGACCGCTGTGCCGTCGGGTCATTCAAACTGTCGTCTCTCGCGCGTCATTTTCACGCCACGACGACCCCCACGCACCGCGCGCTCGATGACGCACTAGCCACAGTGACTGTGTTCCACGGTCTTCTTGAGGAGCTCGGGTCCCACGACATCATTCATGTCGGGGATATTCCCACGCGCCCCAGTCGTGGGGCCGCTGGTGCGTCGGTCTTCCAGGTACCGACCCCCGATGCCACGTCGATTTCGCCGTCTCCCAACCGCTACCGCCGCCTCATTGAGAACGTCCCCTCCAGCCCAGGCGTCTATATTTTCCGTTCACACTCGGGTGAACCGTTATATATAGGTACGGCAGTGAACCTCCGCCGTCGGCTCAGACAATATATAAATGGCAATGACAAACGACGCCTGATCCCGCATCTTCTTCCCCAGACTCGGAACATCGACACGATCGAATGTGCACACGGATTTGAGGCTGAGGTTCGAGAAGCAACGCTGATCGCTAAATTCCGCCCGCCGTTCAACCGACGCTCTAAGGAACCGCGGCAGTATTGGTGGATTTCCGGGGCTCGTCCGCGCGCGCACGACGTTTCGCGAGCCACTATCTCGCGCGATCCCCGCTCTCCTAATGCTCTCGGTCCCTTTCGGACGCGCCAAAAAGCGACGACTGCGGCACGGTTGCTGGGCATTGGAGCTCCGACAGCATCCGGGCTCCACGTCGACCAGGCCATTCATTGGCCACCGTCGTTATCGACTGCAGAGGAACGTATTGCTGCCTTCTTAAACCCTGAGGGAGTCTTAGATACCGACGACGTCGCCACTTCCGCCCCAGCTACCGCATCCAATGACATCCCAACCGGCGATCATTCATACACTCTTCAGAACCTGGAGGAGAACAACCGAAGTCAAAGGGATAGACCTGACTACTACCAACAATTAATTAATGTGGTCACCGACTTGGCGTCGGACGGTCGTTTCCAGCGCGCAGCTCTCACGCGGGATGCCGTTGCAGCCTTACTATCGACGACGGCCACCGCGCAGGCCTACCGCGCGCTCGCCGCAACTCCCGAGATGAGGTTGACAGCGCCTGATGGCGAAGGTGGATGGAACCTTGCCGTCGTCCGTTACGGGCGGCTGGCGAGCGCGGGGCACGTTGCCAGAGGAGGCGCTCATGGGAACGCGGTGGATTTGCTCCTCGCCCATGCCACGCATGTTGAGCCGGATTCTTCCCCGCTCGGAGGGGCGAGCATTGAACAATTACGCGTGATCCGGCGGTGGATGGAAAAACCCGGAGTGCGGCCAGGTCCTGGCTGCGAGGGATGGTTCATGCCGGTCCTGGGCGCTGGACGATTTGCCGCCTGGATAGATAAAGCTCAGAAGGCCACCGAGAGCTAA